In Prescottella soli, a genomic segment contains:
- the pgi gene encoding glucose-6-phosphate isomerase, with protein sequence MSTDITGTAAWKNLDAHHRVIESAHLRDLFAHDPQRGTELTVSAGDLYIDYSKHRVTRESLSLLVDLARAARVEQRRDDMFAGAHINTSEDRAVLHTALRLPADAELEVDGQDVVADVHSVLRRMGDFTDRLRSGQWRGATGERIRTVVNIGIGGSDLGPVMVCGALRHYADAGISARFVSNVDPADLVATLADLDPATTLFVVASKTFSTLETLTNASAARRWLVDELGETAVPKHFVAVSTHEQRVAEFGIDTANMFGFWDWVGGRYSVDSAIGLSVMAVIGKERFAEFLSGFHTIDEHFRTAPLERNAPVLLGLIGVWYSSFFDAESRAVLPYSNDLARFAAYLQQLTMESNGKSVRADGTPVTTKTGEIFWGEPGTNGQHAFYQLLHQGTRLVPADFIGFAEPTDDLPTADGTGSMHDLLVSNLFAQTKVLAFGKTAEEIAAEGTAPELVPHKVMPGNRPSTTILAPRLTPSTIGQLIALYEHQVFVAGVIWGIDSFDQWGVELGKAQALELGPVLTSPEAPPRQDDSSTDALVRWYRGRRGRAV encoded by the coding sequence ATGAGCACAGACATCACCGGGACCGCAGCCTGGAAGAACCTGGATGCGCATCATCGAGTGATCGAATCTGCCCATCTGCGAGACCTGTTCGCGCACGATCCCCAACGCGGCACCGAGCTGACCGTATCCGCGGGCGACCTGTACATCGACTACAGCAAGCACCGGGTGACCCGCGAATCCCTGTCCCTGCTGGTCGATCTGGCGCGCGCTGCGCGAGTCGAGCAGCGGCGCGACGACATGTTCGCGGGCGCTCACATCAACACGTCCGAGGACCGGGCGGTGCTGCACACCGCGCTGCGGCTGCCCGCCGACGCCGAGCTGGAGGTCGACGGCCAGGACGTCGTCGCCGACGTGCATTCGGTGCTGCGGCGCATGGGCGATTTCACCGACCGCCTGCGATCCGGGCAGTGGCGCGGCGCCACCGGCGAGCGCATCCGCACGGTCGTCAACATCGGCATCGGTGGCTCCGATCTGGGTCCGGTCATGGTGTGCGGCGCGCTGCGCCACTACGCCGACGCGGGCATCTCGGCCCGGTTCGTCTCGAACGTCGATCCGGCGGATCTCGTGGCGACCCTCGCCGACCTGGACCCGGCCACGACGCTGTTCGTCGTCGCGTCGAAGACGTTCTCGACGCTCGAGACGCTCACCAACGCGTCGGCGGCCCGCCGCTGGCTGGTCGACGAACTCGGCGAGACGGCGGTGCCCAAGCACTTCGTCGCGGTCTCCACGCACGAGCAGCGGGTGGCCGAGTTCGGCATCGACACCGCCAACATGTTCGGCTTCTGGGATTGGGTCGGCGGCCGGTATTCGGTGGATTCGGCGATCGGCCTGTCGGTGATGGCCGTGATCGGCAAGGAGCGGTTCGCGGAGTTCCTCAGCGGCTTCCATACGATCGACGAGCACTTCCGGACCGCGCCGCTCGAACGGAACGCACCGGTGCTGCTCGGCCTGATCGGCGTCTGGTACTCGAGCTTCTTCGATGCGGAATCCCGTGCCGTGCTGCCGTATTCGAACGACCTCGCGCGGTTCGCCGCCTACCTGCAGCAGCTCACGATGGAGTCCAACGGCAAGTCGGTGCGTGCCGACGGCACCCCTGTGACCACCAAGACCGGTGAGATCTTCTGGGGCGAGCCCGGCACCAACGGCCAGCACGCGTTCTACCAGCTGCTGCACCAGGGCACCCGCCTGGTGCCCGCCGACTTCATCGGGTTCGCCGAGCCCACCGACGACCTGCCCACCGCGGACGGCACCGGCAGCATGCATGACCTGCTCGTGAGCAATTTGTTCGCGCAGACCAAGGTGCTCGCGTTCGGGAAGACCGCCGAGGAGATCGCGGCGGAGGGAACGGCGCCGGAACTGGTGCCGCACAAGGTCATGCCGGGCAACCGCCCTTCGACGACGATCCTGGCGCCGCGGTTGACGCCGTCGACGATCGGCCAGCTCATCGCACTGTACGAGCACCAGGTGTTCGTGGCCGGGGTGATCTGGGGCATCGATTCGTTCGACCAGTGGGGCGTCGAACTCGGCAAGGCGCAGGCCCTCGAACTGGGTCCCGTGCTGACGTCACCGGAAGCGCCCCCGCGGCAGGACGATTCGTCGACCGACGCGCTGGTGCGCTGGTATCGGGGTCGGCGCGGTCGCGCCGTCTGA
- a CDS encoding FAD:protein FMN transferase — protein MLVDTHWSAWNDEIEVQVTEGAALGPAVALVGTVLAEAEAACSLQRGNAEIHALNLAQGLPVRVSVSLAGLLRSALWVARMTDGAVSPLAIEESPAGVPPIHPEPTFADVQIDDATVLAPWGVSFDIADTAKADTADRAAALVAHELECGVLVRVGSVLATAGHPPAGGWQVAVPGNGAVELRAGTAMASVGADLTYGGHDAVSGEWEQVSVMADDALWAYGAAAASIRRGVGAVPWLEQQELGARLVDRLGRVYTTHGWIHPHAA, from the coding sequence ATGCTGGTCGACACGCATTGGAGCGCCTGGAACGACGAGATCGAGGTGCAGGTCACCGAGGGCGCCGCGCTGGGCCCCGCGGTGGCGCTGGTGGGAACGGTGCTCGCCGAGGCGGAGGCGGCCTGCAGCCTCCAGCGCGGCAACGCCGAGATCCACGCCCTCAACCTCGCACAGGGGCTGCCGGTGCGCGTGAGTGTCTCCCTGGCCGGGCTGCTGCGGTCGGCCCTGTGGGTGGCCCGGATGACCGACGGTGCCGTGAGTCCGCTCGCGATCGAGGAATCGCCGGCCGGCGTTCCGCCCATCCACCCCGAACCGACGTTCGCCGACGTCCAGATCGACGACGCCACCGTCCTGGCTCCGTGGGGTGTCTCGTTCGACATCGCCGACACCGCGAAGGCCGACACCGCGGACCGGGCGGCCGCCCTGGTCGCCCACGAGCTCGAGTGCGGCGTGCTGGTGCGCGTCGGTTCCGTCCTCGCGACCGCGGGACACCCTCCGGCCGGCGGTTGGCAGGTGGCGGTGCCCGGTAACGGCGCGGTGGAGCTGCGGGCGGGCACCGCGATGGCCTCCGTCGGCGCCGATCTGACGTACGGCGGGCACGATGCGGTCAGCGGTGAGTGGGAGCAGGTTTCGGTGATGGCCGACGACGCGCTGTGGGCGTACGGCGCCGCGGCCGCGTCGATTCGGCGCGGCGTGGGCGCGGTGCCGTGGCTCGAACAGCAGGAACTCGGTGCGCGGCTGGTAGACCGGCTCGGTCGGGTCTACACGACGCACGGGTGGATTCACCCGCACGCCGCATAG